One Archangium lipolyticum genomic window carries:
- the wzy gene encoding exopolysaccharide repeat unit polymerase, translated as MEAILSRKPIFLMLVALLVLATIGLLVVAPALAPLPVVGSAGLWWVCQQKLRHLTFGLFALGVTVDLVTEVPYEGHWQSPLYLPGKLLFTVPGLTLPLMDVAVVGLLCLMVYRRAYGIKIDPEPSPLPRPMVVGLIVLLLTIIWLQVWGISINGGVARVAKFQWHQMVSLAVMVMLFNAAVRGPEDFHTLGRIIIVGCCTKAFLGAFFILTIARPRGLYHEYATTHSDTLLYVTGLACVIWSWTENPIRKHFWRMVWVCAVIFMGMHYNDRRLAYASFQICLVTGYIVTPWSGVKRKLTRIALLLLPIFPLYITAGWQNPTGVFAPVGTIKSMLVGENLAKGQMDYRDMENLNVIATWEKRPFLGTGWGHPFDEVMKLPDISHAFADYLYHPHNSVLGMLAFGGVVGFSGLWAWIPIAVFLTVRAYHRAHEPIARAGGLVALSVFVAYTQQCFGDMGTISWMGTLLAAMAVACASKLAVVTKAWPTAQSPRTGVSESENSHNPVGNLV; from the coding sequence CACCATCGGGCTGCTCGTCGTCGCCCCCGCGCTGGCGCCACTGCCCGTGGTGGGCTCGGCGGGCTTGTGGTGGGTGTGCCAGCAGAAGCTGCGCCACCTGACGTTCGGCCTCTTCGCCCTGGGCGTCACGGTGGACCTCGTCACCGAGGTCCCCTACGAGGGCCACTGGCAGTCTCCGCTGTACCTGCCCGGCAAGCTGCTCTTCACCGTGCCCGGCCTGACGCTGCCCCTGATGGACGTGGCCGTCGTCGGGCTGCTGTGCCTGATGGTCTACCGGCGCGCCTACGGCATCAAGATCGACCCGGAGCCCTCCCCGCTGCCCAGACCGATGGTGGTGGGGCTCATCGTCCTGCTGCTCACCATCATCTGGCTGCAGGTGTGGGGCATCTCCATCAACGGCGGCGTGGCGCGCGTGGCCAAGTTCCAGTGGCACCAGATGGTGTCGCTCGCGGTGATGGTGATGCTCTTCAACGCCGCGGTGCGCGGGCCCGAGGACTTCCACACCCTGGGGCGCATCATCATCGTGGGCTGCTGTACCAAGGCCTTCCTGGGCGCCTTCTTCATCCTGACGATCGCCCGCCCCCGTGGCCTGTACCACGAGTACGCCACCACGCACTCGGACACGCTGCTGTACGTCACGGGCCTGGCCTGCGTCATCTGGTCCTGGACGGAGAACCCCATCCGCAAGCACTTCTGGCGGATGGTCTGGGTGTGCGCCGTCATCTTCATGGGCATGCACTACAACGACCGGCGCCTGGCCTACGCCAGCTTCCAGATCTGCCTGGTCACCGGGTACATCGTCACGCCCTGGAGCGGCGTGAAGCGCAAGCTCACCCGCATCGCCCTGCTCCTGCTGCCCATCTTCCCCCTCTACATCACCGCGGGCTGGCAGAACCCCACGGGCGTCTTCGCCCCGGTGGGCACCATCAAGTCCATGCTGGTGGGCGAGAACCTCGCCAAGGGGCAGATGGACTACCGCGACATGGAGAACCTCAACGTCATCGCCACCTGGGAGAAGCGCCCCTTCCTCGGCACCGGCTGGGGCCACCCCTTCGACGAGGTGATGAAGCTGCCCGACATCTCCCATGCCTTCGCGGACTACCTCTACCACCCGCACAACTCGGTGCTGGGCATGCTCGCCTTCGGCGGCGTGGTGGGCTTCAGCGGGCTGTGGGCCTGGATTCCCATTGCCGTCTTCCTGACAGTGCGCGCCTACCACCGGGCCCACGAGCCCATCGCCCGTGCGGGTGGATTGGTGGCGCTGTCGGTGTTTGTGGCCTATACCCAGCAGTGTTTCGGAGACATGGGGACCATCAGCTGGATGGGGACCCTGCTCGCGGCGATGGCCGTGGCGTGTGCCAGCAAGCTGGCGGTGGTGACGAAAGCGTGGCCGACGGCTCAATCTCCAAGAACCGGAGTCTC